In Aeromicrobium wangtongii, the DNA window CCGACGACGTCACGTCGGTCGAGCTGACCGGTGACATCAAGACCGTCCGTCTCGACGACGGGACGACGCACCGCGCCAAGGCCGTCGTGCTGGCCATGGGCTCGGGCTACCGCAAGCTCGGCCTCGACGGCGAGGACCGCCTGTCCGGCCACGGTGTGTCGTGGTGTGCCACGTGTGACGGCTTCTTCTTCCGTGAGCAGAACATCGTGGTCGTCGGTGGCGGTGACTCTGCGCTGGAGGAGGCGAACTTCCTGACCCGCTTCGCCTCGAAGGTCACCCTGGTCCACCGCCGCGACGAGCTGCGTGGCTCCAAGATCATGCAGGACCGCACGCTGGCCAATGACAAGATCGAGATCGCCTGGAACTCCGAGGTCGCCGAGATCATCGGCGAGGACAAGCTCGAGGCGCTGACGCTGCGTGACACCGTCACGGGCGAGACCCGCCGCCTCGACGCGACCGGGCTGTTCATCGCGATCGGCCACGATCCGCGCTCGGAGCTGCTGACCGGTCAGGTCGACCTCGATGACGAGGGCTATGTCCTGGTCAAGCCCGGCAGCACCGCCACCAACGTCCCCGGCGTGTTCGCGGCCGGCGACCTGGTCGACCACACCTACCGCCAGGCCATCACCGCCGCGGGCACCGGATGCTCCGCAGCCCTGGACGCCGAGCGGTACCTCGCCGACCAGGACTCGGCCGGTGAGCCTGCCACGGATGTCGCCATGGCGCAGTGGGCGGAATAACCGTCCCACCCAGACGTTCAACCATTCACAGACCTCAAGGAGAACACCATGGCTGAATCCACTCTCGGCGCCGTGACCGACGCCAACTTCGACGAGCTCGTGCTCAAGGCCGACGGCCCCGTGCTGGTCGACTTCTGGGCCAGCTGGTGCGGCCCGTGCCGTCAGCTCGCTCCCATCCTCGAGGAGA includes these proteins:
- the trxB gene encoding thioredoxin-disulfide reductase; protein product: MSDDVRNLIIIGSGPSGYTAAIYAARANLNPLVFEGSVTAGGALMNTTDVENFPGYPDGIMGPELMDKLRAQAERFGAELVADDVTSVELTGDIKTVRLDDGTTHRAKAVVLAMGSGYRKLGLDGEDRLSGHGVSWCATCDGFFFREQNIVVVGGGDSALEEANFLTRFASKVTLVHRRDELRGSKIMQDRTLANDKIEIAWNSEVAEIIGEDKLEALTLRDTVTGETRRLDATGLFIAIGHDPRSELLTGQVDLDDEGYVLVKPGSTATNVPGVFAAGDLVDHTYRQAITAAGTGCSAALDAERYLADQDSAGEPATDVAMAQWAE